The Camelus dromedarius isolate mCamDro1 chromosome 8, mCamDro1.pat, whole genome shotgun sequence genome includes a window with the following:
- the MBL2 gene encoding mannose-binding protein C: protein MEGTSRLGGRPVQSLRQEQSRCAKGSKASAAPPQMSVCVYTGMSVCTASMHKRVGVFVGIFFVSLLETSISARLIMCAYFWRLSSKNCQNGWQLEGGTVRTLSLLPSLLLLLLIVVTASCTETENCENVQKTCPVIACGSPGISSFPGKDGHDGAKEEKGEPGQGLRGLQGPPGKAGPQGIPGTPGLPGPVGQKGDPGDDLVDHITLAASERAALRSELDRIKKWLIFSQGKQVGKKFFLTNGKKMTFAAVKALCAQSQASVATPMNAEGNKAILELASAEAFLGITDEKPEGQFVDLTGRELTYQNWDSHEPNNADSGEDCVIILKNCKWNDITYSSSFLAVCEFPA from the exons ATGGAGGGGACGTCGAGGCTGGGAGGGCGCCCAGTGCAGAGCCTGAGGCAGGAGCAGTCAAGGTGTGCTAAAGGCAGCAAGGCGTCTGCTGCACCTCCacagatgagtgtgtgtgtgtacactggCATGTCTGTGTGTACGGCCAGTATGCACAAGCGTGTGGGTGTGTTCGTGGgaatcttttttgtttctctgttggaAACAAGCATTTCGGCACGACTAATCATGTGTGCCTACTTCTGGCGGCTCAGCAGTAAGAACTGCCAAAACGGATGGCAACTGGAAGGAGGAACT GTGAGGACCTTGTCCCTGCTTCCAtcgctccttctcctcctcctgatTGTGGTGACAGCATCttgcacagaaacagaaaactgtGAGAATGTCCAAAAGACTTGCCCTGTGATTGCCTGTGGTTCTCCAGGCATCAGCAGCTTCCCAGGCAAAGATGGGCATGATGGTgccaaggaagaaaagggagaac CAGGCCAAGGACTCAGAGGCTTGCAAGGCCCTCCTGGAAAGGCAGGGCCTCAAGGAATCCCAGGGACTCCTGGGTTACCAGGACCAGTGGGCCAAAAAGGAGACCCTGGAGATGATTTGG TTGACCATATTACCCTGGCTGCTTCAGAAAGAGCAGCCCTGCGATCAGAATTGGACCGTATCAAAAAGT GGCTGATCTTCTCTCAGGGCAAACAAGTTGGGAAGAAGTTCTTCCTCACCAATGGTAAAAAGATGACCTTTGCTGCAGTGAAGGCTCTGTGTGCCCAGTCCCAGGCCTCTGTGGCCACCCCTATGAACGCTGAAGGAAACAAGGCCATCCTGGAGTTAGCCAGTGCAGAGGCCTTCCTGGGCATCACAGATGAGAAGCCTGAAGGCCAGTTTGTGGATCTGACAGGAAGGGAGTTAACCTACCAAAACTGGGATAGTCATGAGCCCAACAACGCTGATTCTGGGGAAGACTGTGTGATCATCTTGAAAAACTGCAAGTGGAATGACATCACCtattcctcctccttcttggcTGTCTGCGAGTTCCCTGCCTGA